In Primulina eburnea isolate SZY01 chromosome 14, ASM2296580v1, whole genome shotgun sequence, the following proteins share a genomic window:
- the LOC140811223 gene encoding uncharacterized protein, protein MAENRENDRHDQPEAIPIRDHFRPVISNHYSGIARGTINANNFKLKPALINMVQQNQFAGTATSDPHVHLRTFLEITDTMTINSYQWPSERAGVKRTAGVYDVDPITSLTAQVSALTTQLAAMNKLATTLRDQNRGMFPSNTEVNPKEQCKAVTLRSGKELDVQIPKERVESEKIVEEGKTDESKTEVEVERPPFIKDVMSKKRKLQEFETVNLTEECSAILQKKLPQKDLELGEVKPTTITLQLADRSLTYPRGIVEDVLTVHKGELTLRVGGEAVIFNIYHAMKESNEELGISWRACLIGAAGTADEDDWEVKEQLVALDGSKKERRKDALPEELNVNEKIEVKALSPDLKELPSHLCYAFLGENSTYPRRLNPALKEVVKNEVLKLLNAGVIYAISDSSWVSPVQVVPKKGGITVVRNENDELISTRTVTGWRAFEKIKMALAKEETRCLGRSTTQAAQWMLLSRITLRPEKEMLAVVFAFEKFRPYLIGTKDKKDSENQVADHLSRLELDEKKEEGDIQETFPDEQLFEVNTVIPWFADIANFLSCGTLPPDLSYHQKKKFVHDIKFYYWDDPFVYKSVKHKVALAYHPQSNGQAEVSNREIKQILEKTVNTNRRDWAMKLDDALVFGKACHLPLELEHRAFWAVKKLNFDLKASGDVRKLQISEMDEFRNDAYENAKIYKEQTKKWHDKIIVRGELKPGQQVLLFNFRLKLFPGKLKSRWSGPFVVETVYPHGAIELKCSDGRTFKVNGQAG, encoded by the exons atggctgaaaacagagaaaATGACAGACACGACCAACCAGAGGCAATTCCTATaagagatcacttccgaccagtgatcaGCAATCATTACTCTGGGATTGCAAGAGGGACAATCAACgccaataatttcaaattgaagCCTGCTCTAATCAACATGGTTCAGCAAAACCAGTTTGCTGGGACAGCCACCTCTGATCCTCACGTTCACCTGAGAACCTTCTTGGAGATAACGGACACG ATGACAATAAATAGCTACCAGTGGCCGTCAGAAAGGGCAGGAGTAAAAAGGACAGCTGGAGTTTATGATGTAGATCCCATTACGTCACTCACTGCACAGGTATCAGCACTGACCACACAACTCGCAGCTATGAACAAA ttggctaCCACATTGAGAGATCAGAATAGGGGTATGTTTCCTAGTAACACCGAGGTTAACCCGAAAGAGCAGTGCAAGGCAGTCACTTTGAGGAGTGGAAAGGAATTGGATGTACAAATTCCTAAAGAGAGAGTGGAAAGTGAAAAGATAGTTGAAGAAGGTAAAACTGATGAATCCAAGAcagaagttgaagttgaacGACCTCCA tttatcaaagatgtgatgtctaagAAGAGGAAGCTGCAGGAGTTTGAGACTGTGAACCTTACTGAAGAGTGTAGTGCCATACTGCAAAAGAAGCTACCACAGAA ggaTTTGGAGCTTGGAGAGGTTAAACCAACCACGATCACCTTGCAGCTTGCGGACAGAAGTCTCACGTATCCACGTGGGATCGTCGAGGACGTACTG ACAGTGCACAAGGGTGAACTCACCCTGAGAGTTGGAGGAGAAGCTGTCATTTTTAATATCTATCACGCCATGAAGGAGTCAAATGAG GAACTAGGAATCTCCTGGAGAGCTTGTTTGATAGGTGCTGCAGGAACTGCTGATGAAGACGACTGGGAAGTGAAAGAGCAACTCGTGGCTCTTGATGGATCAAAGAAAGAAAGGAGAAAAGATGCACTGCCTGAAGAGTTGAATGTAAATGAGAAAATTGAGGTAAAAGCACTTTCTCCTGACTTAAAGGAACTGCCAAGCCACCTTTGTTATGCGTTCTTAGGTGAAAACtcgacatatccg AGGCGATTGAATCCAGCATTGAAAGAGGTTGTGAAAAATGAGGTACTGAAATTACTAAATGCTGGTGTGATTTATGCCATTTCTGATAGTAGTTGGGTGTCTCCTGTACAAGTTGTACCGAAGAAGGGTGGAATAACTGTGGTTAGAAACGAAAATGATGAACTGATATCTACTCGCACTGTTACCGGTTGGAGA gcattcgAGAAGATTAAAATGGCATTG GCCAAAGAAGAGACAAGATGTTTAGGGCGATCTACTACGCAAGCCGCACAATGGATGCTGCTCAGCAGAATTACACTACGACCTGAAAAAGAgatgcttgcagtagtatttgccTTCGAAAAATTCAGACCCTATCTGATTGGCACAAAG GATAAAAAAGATAGTGAGAATCAGGTAGCTGATCATTTGTCGAGGCTTGAGTTGGATGAGAAGAAAGAAGAGGGAGATATACAGGAAACTTTTCCGGATGAGCAACTCTTTGAGGTAAACACTGTAAttccttggtttgctgatattgcAAATTTTTTGTCCTGTGGTACCCTTCCTCCAGACCTGAGCtatcatcaaaagaagaagTTTGTCCATGATATCAAGTTTTATTATTGGGACGACCCATTTGTGTACAAGAg TGTGAAGCACAAAGTGGCACTAGCATATCACCCTCAATCGAATGGCCAAGCTGAAGTGTCCAACCGGGAAATTAAGCAAATTCTAGAAAAGACTGTCAACACCAACCGGAGGGATTGGGCtatgaagttggatgatgc gttagTTTTTGGGAAAGCATGCCACTTACCACTCGAACTGGAGCACCGAGCATTTTGGGCAGTTAAAAAGTTGAACTTCGACCTGAAAGCTTCTGGCGATGTCAGAAAACTGCAGATAAGTGAGATGGATGAATTCCGAAATGATGCTTATGAAAATGCAAAGATCTACAAGGAGCAAACTAAGAAGTGGCATGACAAAATCATTGTCCGAGGGGAACTCAAACCGGGACAACAAGTACTACTATTCAATTTTCGTCTGAAATTGTTTCCTGGTAAGCTGAAATCACGTTGGTCAGGGCCATTCGTAGTGGAAACAGTTTATCCTCATGGGGCTATCGAGTTGAAGTGCAGTGACGGACGAACTTTCAAGGTCAATGGACAAGCGGGTTAA